A single genomic interval of Sceloporus undulatus isolate JIND9_A2432 ecotype Alabama chromosome 2, SceUnd_v1.1, whole genome shotgun sequence harbors:
- the LOC121920342 gene encoding mitochondrial import receptor subunit TOM6 homolog, with protein MANSVPVNSCGNRTSHSPEWLQNWIQGTYCFAMDHNDFHRNLIVNLGLFAVGIWVARNLMDNDLMAPQPVA; from the exons atggcaaattctGTCCCTGTGAATTCTTGTGGAAACAGAACTT CACACTCTCCCGAGTGGCTCCAGAACTGGATCCAAGGGACCTACTGCTTCGCCATGGACCATAATGATTTCCACAGAAACCTCATTGTTAATCTGGGTCTTTTTGCAGTAGGAATTTGGGTAGCCAGAAATTTAATGGATAATGATTTGATGGCACCTCAGCCTGTTGCATAG
- the LOC121921493 gene encoding uridine-cytidine kinase-like 1, whose amino-acid sequence MWLAYALTVDLHCVGAVLCWPNGCNKVCCFQSCTVQTPQGQDYEGRAYRGKQITGVSILRAGETMEPALRAVCKDVRIGTILIQTNRYTGEPEVTNLGCNKEC is encoded by the exons ATGTGGTTAGCATATGCTTTGACTGTAGACCTGCATTGTGTAGGAGCTGtgttgtgctggccaaatggctgtaataaagtttgttgtttCCAGAGTTGTACAGTTCAGACGCCTCAAGGACAAGACTATGAAGGCCGAGCCTACCGTGGAAAGCAA ATTACTGGTGTGTCTATTTTGAGAGCCGGAGAGACCATGGAGCCTGCCCTGCGGGCTGTCTGCAAGGATGTCCGAATTGGCACTATCCTTATCCAGACAAATCGCTACACAGGAGAACCAGAGGTAACAAACCTGGGATGTAACAAAGAATGTTGA